From one Bacteroidota bacterium genomic stretch:
- a CDS encoding FAD-binding protein yields MKKTIQLTALPEQLKTDADIKLEINKNFGIDFNEINGFTYVKKSIDARKKPVRINLTLDVFINENPVKETISFDFKNVSNAKEIAIIGAGPAGLFAALQLIELGLKPIIFERGKNVRERRRDLANITKNNTVNPESNYCFGEGGAGTYSDGKLYTRSSKRGDVNRILKLLVYHGAEENILYESHPHIGTNKLPHIIEKIRETIINCGGEIHFNSKLTDITLDGDKIKSLTINQQTTINCQQVILATGHSARDIFELLHHRNIAIEAKPFALGVRIEHPQALIDSIQYKCGSQRSEYLPAASYSLVEQVNDRGVFSFCMCPGGIIAPAMTAPGEIVVNGWSPSKRNNPFANSGMVVSIGQDDFKAFEKQGPLAGMYFQSMVEKNCFEQGNKTLQAPAQRMLDFVNNKTSTILPDSSYLPGTVSRNLSEILPSYVAKSLQGAMKAFGKKMHGYLTNEAILLATESRTSSPVRIPRNKETFEHIQVKGLYPCAEGAGYAGGIVSAAMDGENCAKAIAVSLLL; encoded by the coding sequence ATGAAGAAAACTATTCAATTAACTGCTTTACCTGAGCAGCTAAAAACGGACGCTGATATTAAGCTTGAAATCAATAAAAATTTTGGTATTGATTTTAATGAAATAAATGGTTTTACGTATGTTAAAAAATCGATTGATGCACGTAAAAAACCTGTACGCATTAATTTAACTTTAGATGTTTTCATCAACGAAAATCCGGTTAAAGAAACTATCTCATTTGATTTTAAGAATGTAAGTAATGCAAAAGAAATAGCCATTATTGGCGCAGGCCCTGCGGGTTTATTTGCCGCTTTACAATTAATAGAATTGGGTTTAAAACCCATCATTTTTGAACGTGGTAAAAACGTACGTGAACGCAGACGTGATTTAGCTAACATAACTAAAAACAATACCGTAAATCCGGAAAGCAATTATTGTTTTGGTGAAGGTGGTGCCGGCACTTATAGCGATGGTAAATTATATACGCGTTCTTCTAAACGTGGTGATGTGAACCGTATTTTAAAGCTATTGGTTTACCACGGTGCAGAAGAAAACATATTGTACGAAAGTCACCCACATATTGGTACAAACAAGCTACCACATATTATTGAAAAAATAAGGGAAACGATTATAAACTGCGGAGGCGAAATACATTTCAACTCCAAATTGACGGATATAACATTGGATGGTGATAAAATAAAATCACTCACCATCAACCAACAAACAACTATCAACTGTCAACAAGTAATATTAGCTACCGGCCATTCTGCACGCGATATATTTGAACTATTGCACCACAGAAATATAGCCATTGAAGCCAAGCCTTTTGCTTTGGGTGTACGCATTGAACATCCGCAGGCATTAATTGACAGCATACAATATAAATGTGGTTCACAACGCAGTGAATATTTGCCTGCGGCAAGTTATAGCTTAGTGGAACAGGTAAATGACAGAGGCGTGTTTAGTTTTTGTATGTGTCCGGGTGGTATTATAGCACCTGCCATGACGGCTCCGGGAGAGATTGTAGTAAACGGATGGAGTCCATCTAAACGCAACAATCCTTTTGCCAATTCAGGCATGGTGGTTTCTATTGGTCAGGACGATTTTAAAGCTTTTGAAAAACAAGGACCTTTAGCGGGTATGTATTTTCAAAGCATGGTGGAGAAAAACTGCTTTGAGCAAGGCAATAAAACATTACAAGCCCCTGCACAACGTATGCTCGATTTTGTAAACAATAAAACCAGTACCATTTTGCCTGACAGCAGTTATTTACCCGGAACGGTTAGTCGTAATTTAAGTGAAATATTACCTTCGTATGTAGCTAAAAGTTTGCAAGGTGCTATGAAGGCTTTTGGCAAAAAAATGCACGGCTATTTAACCAACGAAGCTATTTTACTGGCTACGGAAAGCAGGACATCATCACCAGTACGTATTCCACGTAACAAGGAAACGTTTGAACATATTCAAGTAAAAGGATTGTATCCGTGTGCTGAAGGTGCCGGTTATGCCGGAGGTATAGTAAGTGCTGCTATGGATGGAGAAAATTGCGCCAAGGCTATTGCAGTTTCTTTACTTCTATAA
- a CDS encoding sulfatase-like hydrolase/transferase: protein MNFKKNLEELGKQPDFLIIITDQQRATQHFPPGWEEQYMPNLTFFKKNGFSFDRAFCNTCMCSPSRATLLTGTYPAQHGVSQTLTELGIYSPGEIQLDNALPNIMNMLQGEGYDVQYRGKWHLSKGTTTYNTLMSADIALYGGMGWVAPDAGEDTDPLNFGGGFANHDAKFIDQGIKYLQQVKARRAAGDAKPFCLIVSLVNPHDLLAYPQSAGTYGYNSSNWLIREVGLPNTVDEPLLENKKPIAQFQTLLKLNGGLGPLPNDEDKLNYINFYAYLLSKADNEISQLTKELYASDANGIKLADKTIVIQTADHGEMGLAHGGLRQKMFVAYEEAIRVPLVISNPVLFAGDKLQSSLALASLVDVLPTIADIANVANPPSGLRGVSLLPVITDGTPVQDSILFAFDDTKAGLNNMPSFVNAANRIRCIRTEKWKYDYYFDAMGSYAMQYELYDLVNDPDELNNLAYDPTYQSIREELGKQLKHLETTKLMVHT, encoded by the coding sequence ATGAACTTTAAAAAGAACCTTGAAGAACTTGGAAAACAACCCGATTTTTTAATTATTATAACCGATCAACAGCGCGCTACCCAACACTTCCCACCCGGCTGGGAAGAACAATATATGCCTAACCTGACTTTCTTTAAAAAGAATGGTTTTAGTTTTGACAGAGCGTTTTGCAATACATGCATGTGCTCACCCAGCAGAGCCACTTTACTCACAGGAACTTATCCTGCCCAGCATGGTGTTTCGCAAACCCTGACCGAATTAGGCATTTACTCTCCGGGCGAAATACAACTAGACAATGCATTGCCTAATATTATGAATATGTTGCAAGGCGAAGGTTACGATGTACAATACAGAGGTAAATGGCACCTGAGTAAAGGTACTACTACCTATAATACATTGATGTCGGCCGATATTGCTTTGTATGGTGGAATGGGCTGGGTTGCGCCCGATGCGGGTGAAGATACAGACCCTCTTAATTTTGGTGGTGGTTTTGCTAACCATGATGCCAAATTTATTGACCAGGGGATAAAATATTTACAACAAGTAAAGGCCAGAAGAGCTGCAGGCGATGCCAAACCTTTTTGTTTAATAGTGTCATTAGTTAACCCGCACGATTTATTGGCGTATCCGCAAAGTGCCGGAACCTATGGCTATAACTCATCCAACTGGTTAATACGTGAAGTCGGTTTGCCTAATACGGTGGATGAGCCATTGCTGGAAAATAAAAAACCCATTGCACAGTTTCAAACACTGCTTAAACTGAATGGAGGCTTAGGTCCTTTACCTAACGATGAGGATAAGTTAAACTATATTAACTTTTATGCATACTTGTTATCAAAGGCCGATAATGAAATCAGCCAATTAACCAAAGAGCTATATGCATCCGATGCTAATGGTATTAAGCTAGCTGACAAAACAATTGTAATACAAACAGCCGACCATGGAGAAATGGGTTTAGCACATGGTGGTTTACGCCAGAAAATGTTTGTAGCTTATGAAGAAGCAATACGTGTGCCGTTGGTTATATCCAACCCTGTACTATTTGCTGGTGATAAGTTACAAAGTTCATTGGCACTGGCCTCACTGGTTGATGTATTACCTACTATTGCCGATATTGCTAATGTAGCTAATCCTCCAAGCGGATTACGCGGAGTTAGTTTATTACCTGTAATAACAGATGGCACTCCCGTACAGGATAGCATTTTGTTTGCTTTTGACGATACCAAGGCAGGGTTGAATAATATGCCATCGTTTGTAAATGCAGCTAACCGTATACGTTGCATACGCACCGAAAAGTGGAAATATGACTATTACTTTGATGCAATGGGGTCTTATGCTATGCAATATGAGTTATACGACTTGGTAAATGACCCTGATGAATTGAATAACTTGGCTTATGACCCCACTTATCAGTCTATAAGAGAAGAGTTAGGAAAACAATTGAAACATTTAGAAACAACTAAACTTATGGTACATACCTAA
- the feoB gene encoding ferrous iron transport protein B: MEQKEITVALVGNPNCGKTSLFNALTGLNHKVSNFPGTTVEKKTGSFKLSANKNAHIIDLPGTYSLYPKSADELVTYEILRNKAETNYPDLVVFIADASNLKRNLLLFTQVADLKVPIVLALNMLDVAERRGIKYDLDKLQEKLQVPIISINARKKEGIDKLKEVLLDEKLRITAKYFSLEKVSPQLLLDISKVTDKRNKYAALQYAINASSLLSEKATRLSEIFKHYEFDIISFQEDEVLTRYQIIDETVKYARIKNTAQLRSPVTSKIDKILTHRYYGIAIFLVLLLLVFQAMFSWSEYPKEWLEYGLNSFTNYVEKTLPAGILNDLIVHGILAGLTGVIVFLPQIILLFLFIAILEDVGYMARVGFIMDRIMRPFGMNGKSIVPLIGGMACAVPSIMATRSIENKKERLITILVTPLMSCSARLPVYTLLIGMMLEDSAKWGPFNMHGLVLMLMYLIGFFAALLSAWMFKFFIKQKEKTYFILELPGYKVPVFSNLLITIYEKGSAFVFGAGKIIIAVSVILWVLASTGPNANMQAIEKKYTTLLNSDTLTELHKKELHLQRNAQKLEASYAGEFGKLIEPVIRPLGFDWKIGIALLTSLAAREVFVGTMTTIYSVNNDGDNSFSHIKEKMMAEISPRTHKPSYNTATFLSLMIFYAFALQCMSTIAIVRKETGSIKWPLIQFVYLTALAYGSSFLVYNLFS, translated from the coding sequence TTGGAACAAAAAGAAATAACTGTAGCGCTTGTAGGCAATCCAAATTGTGGCAAAACAAGTTTGTTTAATGCCCTTACCGGATTAAACCATAAAGTATCTAATTTTCCGGGAACTACCGTTGAAAAAAAAACAGGTTCATTTAAACTAAGTGCCAATAAAAATGCACACATTATTGATTTACCCGGTACTTATAGTCTTTATCCAAAAAGTGCTGACGAATTAGTAACCTACGAAATACTGCGTAACAAAGCAGAAACTAATTACCCTGACTTGGTTGTATTTATTGCAGATGCCAGTAACTTAAAACGCAACTTGCTTTTGTTTACTCAGGTAGCAGATTTAAAAGTACCTATTGTATTGGCTTTAAATATGCTTGATGTGGCTGAACGCAGAGGCATAAAATACGATTTAGATAAATTACAGGAGAAACTACAAGTACCCATTATAAGTATCAATGCACGCAAGAAAGAAGGTATTGACAAACTAAAAGAAGTTTTGTTGGATGAAAAACTACGCATTACTGCCAAGTATTTTAGTTTAGAAAAAGTAAGCCCACAGCTATTGCTTGATATTAGCAAAGTAACTGACAAACGTAATAAATATGCGGCTCTGCAATATGCCATTAATGCATCTAGTTTATTGAGTGAAAAAGCTACGCGCTTAAGCGAAATATTTAAACACTACGAATTTGATATTATCAGTTTTCAGGAAGATGAAGTATTAACACGTTACCAAATTATTGACGAAACTGTTAAGTACGCACGTATTAAAAATACGGCTCAACTCAGATCACCTGTTACTTCAAAAATTGATAAAATACTAACGCATCGTTATTATGGTATAGCCATATTTTTAGTGTTGCTGCTATTGGTTTTTCAAGCCATGTTTAGCTGGAGCGAATACCCGAAAGAATGGTTGGAATACGGACTAAACTCATTCACCAATTACGTAGAAAAAACACTCCCGGCAGGTATACTAAACGACTTAATAGTACATGGTATCCTTGCAGGATTAACAGGTGTAATCGTATTTTTACCACAAATTATTTTGTTGTTTTTATTTATAGCCATATTGGAAGATGTGGGCTATATGGCACGTGTTGGTTTTATTATGGATAGAATTATGCGTCCGTTTGGTATGAACGGAAAATCTATTGTACCATTAATTGGCGGTATGGCTTGTGCTGTACCCAGTATTATGGCTACACGTAGTATTGAAAACAAAAAAGAGCGTTTAATAACCATATTGGTAACACCACTCATGAGCTGCTCCGCCCGTTTACCTGTATATACTTTATTAATTGGTATGATGCTAGAAGACTCTGCCAAATGGGGTCCTTTTAACATGCACGGTTTGGTATTAATGCTGATGTATTTAATTGGTTTTTTTGCCGCTTTACTCAGTGCATGGATGTTTAAATTTTTTATTAAACAAAAGGAAAAAACCTATTTTATTTTAGAGTTACCGGGCTACAAAGTACCCGTGTTTTCAAACCTGTTAATTACTATTTATGAAAAAGGAAGCGCTTTTGTTTTTGGTGCAGGTAAAATAATTATTGCTGTATCAGTTATACTATGGGTATTGGCTTCTACAGGGCCAAATGCCAATATGCAAGCTATAGAGAAAAAATACACTACGCTTTTAAACAGCGATACCTTAACTGAATTGCATAAAAAAGAATTGCACTTACAAAGAAATGCACAAAAGCTGGAAGCTAGTTATGCGGGTGAGTTTGGTAAGCTAATTGAACCTGTTATTCGTCCCTTGGGTTTTGACTGGAAAATAGGTATTGCCTTACTTACTTCCTTAGCCGCACGCGAAGTATTTGTGGGTACCATGACAACCATATATAGTGTAAATAACGATGGGGATAATAGCTTTAGCCATATTAAAGAAAAAATGATGGCTGAGATAAGCCCACGTACCCATAAGCCCAGTTACAATACCGCTACTTTTCTTTCCTTAATGATATTTTATGCTTTTGCTTTGCAATGTATGAGTACCATAGCCATTGTACGCAAAGAAACAGGTAGCATTAAATGGCCTCTTATACAATTTGTATACTTAACAGCATTGGCTTACGGCAGTAGCTTCTTGGTATATAATTTGTTTAGTTAG
- a CDS encoding FeoA family protein gives MMNLTQLDFGQKAIITRVHGQVLALKLFEMGILPGEEVELENVAPFGDPIAINLSESKVCLRMQDASCVEIKLVD, from the coding sequence ATGATGAATCTGACACAATTAGATTTTGGGCAAAAAGCAATTATTACAAGAGTTCATGGGCAGGTATTGGCTTTAAAACTTTTTGAAATGGGTATATTACCCGGTGAAGAAGTTGAGCTGGAGAATGTAGCTCCATTTGGTGATCCGATTGCCATTAACTTAAGTGAAAGTAAAGTTTGCCTCCGTATGCAGGATGCAAGTTGTGTAGAAATTAAATTAGTGGATTAA
- a CDS encoding c-type cytochrome, whose protein sequence is MKFTHLVWLLLCFIYACTNNNVQEGKVKQKDSIVALVIDTNKIPNDKFGEMIRYGRNLMLNTAYYIGPEGINGQYLGNKMNCTNCHQDAGTKPFSFNLINSHNEYPQYRGREGKVLSLAERVNNCVSRPHNGKPLPLDGKEMLAFLSYLKWINSQAKEEPFLGNKNLSVNFPDRAANSAAGEVLYAKHCQRCHGPEGEGVMNVNNVTYAYPPLWGRYGYQPGSSMHRIIKQAQWLKANMPYDLAKWNKPVLTDEEALDIAAFVNNDEIHKRPNPQTWDYPFINDKAIDYDKGPYADFFSVRQHKYGPFKPIIQYWKDKGLKPVY, encoded by the coding sequence ATGAAATTTACTCATTTGGTATGGCTGCTGCTTTGTTTCATATATGCTTGTACAAATAATAATGTACAGGAAGGTAAAGTGAAGCAAAAGGACAGTATTGTAGCGTTAGTAATTGATACCAATAAAATTCCGAATGATAAATTTGGAGAGATGATTAGGTATGGAAGAAACCTAATGCTTAATACGGCTTATTATATTGGGCCGGAAGGAATCAATGGGCAGTATTTAGGTAACAAAATGAATTGTACCAACTGCCATCAGGATGCAGGTACCAAGCCATTTTCATTTAACTTAATTAATTCGCATAATGAGTACCCGCAATACAGGGGAAGAGAGGGGAAAGTTCTATCTTTAGCTGAGCGAGTAAATAATTGTGTAAGCCGCCCGCATAATGGAAAACCTTTGCCTTTAGATGGAAAAGAAATGTTGGCCTTTTTATCGTATTTGAAATGGATTAATAGCCAAGCTAAGGAAGAGCCTTTTTTAGGAAATAAAAACTTGTCTGTAAACTTTCCGGATAGGGCAGCAAATTCAGCTGCAGGAGAGGTATTATATGCTAAACATTGTCAAAGATGTCATGGACCTGAAGGCGAAGGTGTAATGAACGTAAACAATGTTACTTATGCCTATCCTCCACTTTGGGGTCGTTATGGATATCAACCGGGCTCCAGTATGCACCGTATAATTAAACAGGCACAGTGGCTTAAAGCCAATATGCCTTACGATTTGGCTAAGTGGAATAAACCTGTTTTAACTGATGAAGAAGCTTTAGATATTGCAGCTTTTGTAAATAACGATGAAATACATAAAAGACCCAATCCTCAAACATGGGATTATCCTTTTATAAATGATAAAGCAATAGACTATGATAAAGGTCCTTACGCTGATTTTTTTTCAGTGCGACAACACAAGTATGGACCGTTTAAGCCTATTATACAATACTGGAAAGATAAAGGACTGAAACCTGTTTATTGA